In one Zobellia galactanivorans genomic region, the following are encoded:
- a CDS encoding sigma-70 family RNA polymerase sigma factor: protein MSLFQKKNSHEMESLFKEYFPLLCLVSFGIVKDKDVAKDVVQDFFISYWQRRESVSITVSFRAYAIRAVKNLSLKSLEKAKKQKLILADLQVENYEDPKFGETVNEKGNVLALLDQLPESRRQIFISAILNGQSYAEIAKNQGISINTVKTQMKRAYAFLRQEGVQKVLHSLIWFSCFL from the coding sequence ATGTCACTATTTCAAAAGAAAAACAGTCATGAGATGGAATCGCTCTTTAAGGAGTACTTCCCCCTTTTGTGTCTAGTTTCGTTTGGAATCGTAAAGGACAAGGATGTCGCAAAGGACGTTGTTCAAGATTTTTTCATTTCGTATTGGCAGCGAAGGGAAAGTGTTTCAATTACGGTTTCTTTTAGGGCCTACGCCATTAGGGCGGTAAAAAATCTTAGTTTAAAGAGTCTTGAGAAGGCAAAAAAACAAAAATTGATCTTGGCGGATTTACAGGTCGAGAACTACGAAGACCCCAAATTTGGGGAGACCGTAAATGAAAAAGGAAATGTTCTCGCCCTTTTGGACCAGCTTCCGGAAAGTAGAAGACAAATCTTTATTTCTGCGATCCTAAACGGACAGAGTTATGCCGAAATCGCAAAGAACCAGGGCATATCAATCAACACCGTAAAAACACAAATGAAGCGTGCCTATGCGTTCTTAAGACAAGAAGGAGTACAAAAAGTACTCCATTCCCTCATCTGGTTTTCTTGTTTCTTGTAA
- a CDS encoding sugar phosphate isomerase/epimerase family protein, translating into MKIGMNMLLWTNHVTEQHFGIVDDLKKTGYDGIELFFGEGSEKYYSGLGRHFSSIDMGVTGVASLSAEQNIASPDKKVREAGLERLKWSIDMGEAANAEVLCGPFHSTFALFTRQPPTLDEKKWSNEMLLKAAEYAKGANIILTPEAVNRFECYLYNTMADLGEMVKTVNHPNLGAMFDTHHANIEEKSQSGAIKTIAPHLKHVHISENDRGTPGKGQIDWDDVFSALKEIDYHGWVTIEAFSTAIPEFANAINVWRNYSPVEEVYTEGFKLISQGLGITK; encoded by the coding sequence ATGAAAATAGGGATGAATATGTTGCTTTGGACGAACCACGTCACCGAGCAACACTTTGGTATTGTAGATGATTTGAAAAAAACCGGATACGACGGTATAGAGCTCTTCTTCGGGGAGGGCAGCGAAAAATATTATTCAGGATTGGGCCGTCATTTTTCGAGTATTGACATGGGGGTTACGGGAGTAGCATCCTTATCGGCAGAGCAAAATATAGCGAGTCCTGATAAAAAGGTCAGGGAAGCGGGTCTTGAGCGTTTAAAGTGGTCTATCGATATGGGTGAGGCTGCCAACGCCGAGGTCTTATGCGGGCCTTTTCATTCGACTTTTGCCTTGTTTACAAGACAACCGCCTACCTTAGACGAAAAGAAATGGAGCAACGAAATGCTGTTGAAGGCCGCAGAATATGCCAAAGGGGCCAATATTATCTTAACGCCCGAGGCGGTCAACAGATTTGAATGCTATCTTTATAATACAATGGCCGATTTAGGTGAGATGGTCAAAACGGTAAACCATCCGAATTTGGGAGCCATGTTCGATACCCACCACGCCAATATTGAAGAAAAGAGTCAATCTGGCGCGATCAAAACGATAGCACCGCACCTCAAACATGTCCATATCAGTGAAAATGATAGGGGAACGCCGGGCAAAGGACAAATTGATTGGGACGACGTATTCTCGGCCCTAAAGGAAATTGACTACCATGGATGGGTGACCATTGAAGCATTCAGTACGGCCATACCTGAATTTGCCAACGCCATCAATGTATGGCGCAACTACTCTCCCGTAGAAGAAGTATATACCGAAGGATTTAAGCTTATATCCCAAGGCTTGGGAATAACAAAATAA
- a CDS encoding SusC/RagA family TonB-linked outer membrane protein, with protein MTSMLSSFKIKQLCFLLGIQIVCLQSSFGASISVDVTDGYTERKDAIPYPSSDEQDNVITGTVSDQGNQPLPGASIIEKGTTNGVTTDFDGNFSIEVSSSDAVLVISYIGYSAKEIPVSGQSNIVVTLDENAAALDEVVLIGYGTQKKSDLTGAVGSVKAEELAERPAASMNQAIAGKISGVNVTSGSGRPGGRTVVRIRGNTSVSIANTPLYVIDGVILSAANLPNGSTPIDYMNPNDIESIEVLKDASATAIYGARGANGVILVSTKRGTTGGGGRLNYDVDFSIGTLPKKLDLLNSEEFLQVEETAYANAEKFDPDGWAGGRYTDPRLKRTDPRLFDTEGNPLYDTDWQDEAIRTSFTQNHQLSFTGGTKQGNYGLFMGFRDEQGLIIESWLKRYSARFTMDSDITDWLRVGGSLGYNDQNEKQVDQLGGGGITTMRQVFEALPIIPVKYEDGSWGSNLDYPGMEGGGSPVAVANDRRYFLKTQSVIGNFYSNISFHKNLQLRTTVGANIINQRNDYYGSKDLRYIAQPDGNAYVENGRYNSWQFENYLTYNKDFENENSLTAMVGLSWQHIDEFKSKAETRGFADDFYGFNNLAAGSNPQTPTSSSIAYGLNSYFGRVNYNHQNKYLLTLTGRADGSSKFGPENQFAFFPSAALAWRVSNEDFLSQSETISNLKIRASYGATGNSEIPAYRALAGLESGSVIFAGDRASYNIPQRMANPDLRWEKTEQVDAGLELGLLNNRISIELDVYRKLTTDMLLNAPVPSTSGFSNVFRNVGSMENKGVEINLNTINVDNELFGWNSNFNISINKNKVVALSGGSDIFLGSTLIREGEPVGTFFGYIDEGTWNTDEAAEAAIYDRLPGDIKYKDLNDDGAINSDDRAIIGKGIPDGFGTFSNTFRYGNLELLVDLQFQYGNSLMYRDEHSAEDRQTIANSFSTVLNAWTPDNQDTDIAQIRPIAAGYDTNNDSGKLKDASFLRGRNVMLSYVFKPELTKRLHLSRLRLYTSVQNFFVASKFPGYDPESSNGGGTFDQGFSLYDYPRPRTFMIGLNVGL; from the coding sequence ATGACTTCAATGTTATCATCTTTTAAGATCAAACAGCTTTGTTTCTTATTAGGTATTCAAATTGTATGTCTCCAATCTTCTTTTGGAGCGAGTATATCTGTCGACGTGACCGACGGGTATACAGAGAGAAAAGACGCAATTCCTTATCCATCATCGGATGAGCAAGACAACGTAATTACCGGTACGGTAAGCGACCAAGGCAACCAACCTTTACCTGGTGCGAGTATTATAGAAAAAGGTACCACAAATGGTGTCACAACCGATTTTGACGGTAATTTTTCCATCGAAGTAAGTAGCAGCGATGCGGTACTTGTCATTTCCTATATCGGCTATTCGGCAAAAGAAATTCCCGTTAGCGGACAGAGTAACATAGTGGTTACCCTTGACGAAAATGCAGCTGCCTTGGACGAGGTTGTTTTAATCGGGTACGGTACCCAAAAGAAAAGCGACCTCACTGGTGCCGTCGGCTCCGTAAAAGCCGAAGAATTGGCAGAAAGGCCCGCCGCCTCAATGAATCAGGCCATAGCAGGTAAGATTTCCGGAGTCAATGTAACCTCGGGATCTGGTAGACCAGGAGGAAGAACAGTGGTACGAATTCGCGGTAACACCTCGGTAAGTATTGCCAATACTCCCTTGTACGTAATTGATGGCGTTATTCTTAGTGCCGCAAACTTGCCCAACGGCAGTACGCCCATTGATTATATGAACCCAAATGACATTGAATCCATTGAAGTTTTAAAAGATGCTTCCGCAACGGCTATTTACGGGGCTAGAGGAGCAAATGGCGTTATCTTGGTAAGTACCAAAAGAGGTACGACCGGTGGCGGTGGCCGTCTTAACTACGATGTAGATTTCAGTATAGGGACATTACCCAAGAAACTTGATTTACTCAACTCGGAAGAGTTTCTTCAAGTCGAGGAAACCGCCTATGCAAACGCTGAAAAATTCGACCCCGACGGATGGGCCGGAGGTAGGTACACAGACCCTAGACTTAAAAGAACGGACCCTAGACTTTTTGATACGGAAGGCAACCCATTATATGATACCGACTGGCAAGATGAAGCCATAAGAACCTCATTTACCCAAAACCACCAACTCTCTTTTACAGGGGGTACCAAACAGGGGAACTATGGACTTTTTATGGGATTTCGAGATGAGCAAGGCCTTATTATAGAATCTTGGTTAAAACGCTATTCAGCCCGATTTACCATGGATTCCGACATTACCGATTGGCTCAGGGTCGGTGGTAGTTTAGGATATAACGACCAAAACGAGAAACAAGTGGATCAACTTGGGGGCGGAGGGATCACCACGATGAGACAGGTGTTTGAGGCCTTACCCATAATTCCCGTAAAATATGAAGATGGAAGCTGGGGTTCCAATTTAGACTATCCCGGTATGGAAGGCGGCGGAAGCCCTGTTGCCGTTGCAAACGACAGAAGGTACTTTCTAAAAACACAATCGGTTATTGGTAATTTTTATAGCAATATTTCCTTCCATAAAAACTTACAACTACGAACAACGGTCGGTGCCAACATAATAAATCAAAGAAATGATTACTATGGAAGTAAGGACCTAAGATATATCGCCCAACCTGATGGTAACGCCTATGTCGAAAACGGTCGTTACAATTCATGGCAATTTGAAAATTACCTGACGTATAATAAAGATTTTGAAAACGAAAATTCATTGACCGCCATGGTGGGACTGTCTTGGCAGCATATAGATGAATTCAAGTCAAAGGCAGAGACTAGAGGATTCGCCGATGATTTTTATGGCTTTAACAATCTGGCAGCAGGTTCCAACCCCCAGACACCTACCTCAAGTAGTATTGCCTACGGACTAAACTCTTACTTTGGCCGTGTAAACTACAACCATCAAAACAAATATTTACTGACCTTAACAGGAAGGGCCGACGGTTCTTCAAAATTCGGTCCTGAAAATCAATTTGCTTTCTTCCCATCGGCCGCTTTGGCCTGGAGGGTTTCCAACGAAGATTTTTTATCACAAAGTGAAACCATTTCAAACTTAAAAATAAGAGCTAGTTACGGGGCCACGGGAAATTCAGAAATTCCAGCATATAGGGCCTTGGCCGGACTGGAAAGCGGTTCTGTCATCTTTGCGGGAGACCGGGCTTCCTATAACATTCCACAGCGTATGGCCAACCCCGACTTACGATGGGAGAAAACGGAACAAGTAGATGCCGGACTTGAATTAGGCCTTTTGAACAACCGTATTTCCATAGAATTGGATGTGTACCGTAAGCTTACCACCGATATGCTTCTTAACGCCCCTGTACCTTCCACCAGTGGTTTCTCAAACGTTTTTCGAAATGTGGGAAGCATGGAGAACAAGGGTGTTGAAATCAACCTAAACACTATCAATGTTGACAACGAGCTTTTCGGTTGGAATTCAAATTTCAATATTTCCATCAACAAAAACAAAGTAGTGGCACTTTCTGGCGGATCCGATATCTTTTTGGGATCTACACTAATTCGTGAAGGAGAGCCCGTAGGCACTTTCTTCGGATATATTGACGAAGGTACTTGGAACACCGATGAGGCTGCCGAAGCAGCTATCTATGATAGACTTCCAGGAGACATCAAATACAAAGACCTTAATGACGATGGCGCCATTAACAGTGATGACAGGGCCATCATAGGAAAAGGTATCCCTGATGGTTTCGGAACTTTTTCCAACACCTTCAGATATGGAAACCTAGAACTATTGGTAGACCTTCAATTTCAATATGGCAACAGCCTTATGTACCGCGACGAACACTCTGCGGAAGACCGTCAAACCATTGCCAATAGTTTTTCTACGGTTTTAAATGCTTGGACTCCCGATAATCAAGATACCGATATCGCACAAATAAGACCCATAGCAGCCGGGTATGACACCAACAACGATTCCGGGAAGCTAAAGGACGCTTCCTTTTTAAGGGGGCGAAACGTGATGCTCTCCTATGTCTTTAAACCTGAACTGACCAAGCGTTTGCACCTAAGCCGTTTGAGATTGTACACTTCCGTACAGAACTTTTTTGTCGCCTCAAAGTTTCCGGGATACGATCCAGAGAGCTCAAATGGCGGCGGTACGTTCGATCAAGGTTTTTCCTTATACGATTACCCCAGACCCCGCACATTCATGATAGGGCTTAATGTTGGATTGTAA
- a CDS encoding AraC family transcriptional regulator: MSAPSIEKTLTPKETFIYKDLIGPNFNPNWHFHPEFQISYIMEGEGTRFIGDHVQNFKKGDLVMTGPNLPHLWRNDDIYFEKDSGLTTRGLVIYFDHVLLSEPLLEMEEFYKINKLVEHSLRGIEFLGETRDIIIRLILELDKQKGFKRILHLLKILDTLSNSTEYNILASPNYMNAFRGGDAEKMRKVYDYVMANFKTNISLDEAAGLLNMTTTSFCRYFKPRANKTFTRFVNEIRIGHARKLLLEDNFNISQISYECGYNALSNFNRQFKSITDMSPLEYRKLFLNIQAPM; encoded by the coding sequence ATGAGTGCTCCGAGTATAGAAAAGACGTTGACCCCTAAGGAAACTTTTATATATAAAGACCTTATCGGTCCCAATTTTAATCCGAATTGGCATTTTCACCCCGAGTTTCAGATTTCGTATATCATGGAAGGGGAGGGAACCCGGTTTATAGGTGATCATGTACAGAACTTTAAAAAGGGAGACCTCGTGATGACGGGGCCTAACCTTCCTCACCTGTGGCGAAATGATGATATTTATTTTGAAAAGGACAGTGGGCTAACGACTAGGGGGCTGGTCATCTATTTCGATCATGTGCTTTTGAGCGAACCGCTTCTTGAGATGGAAGAGTTTTATAAAATCAATAAACTTGTGGAACATTCCCTGAGGGGAATAGAATTTCTAGGGGAAACTAGGGATATCATTATTAGGCTCATCTTGGAGCTTGACAAACAAAAAGGGTTTAAAAGGATTCTGCATCTTCTTAAGATATTGGATACCTTATCTAACAGTACCGAATATAACATATTGGCCAGTCCTAATTATATGAATGCCTTTAGGGGAGGCGATGCCGAAAAGATGCGCAAGGTTTACGATTATGTAATGGCCAATTTCAAGACCAATATTTCCCTTGACGAAGCGGCCGGTTTGTTGAATATGACTACCACTTCCTTCTGTAGGTACTTTAAACCTAGGGCAAATAAGACGTTTACGCGCTTTGTAAACGAGATCCGGATCGGTCATGCGCGGAAACTGCTTTTAGAGGATAACTTTAATATTTCGCAAATAAGTTATGAATGCGGTTATAACGCCTTGTCTAATTTTAATAGGCAGTTTAAGTCCATCACCGATATGAGTCCGCTTGAATATAGAAAGCTTTTTTTGAATATTCAGGCACCTATGTAA
- a CDS encoding PVC-type heme-binding CxxCH protein: MKFIRRTALKMTATVFVMATFLFACSEKKSNTLTLDKNSRIVLVGSNLGSRMMEFGHFETEMNLRHPNDSLFIRNMCDGGNTPAFRPHAARKSPWAFPGADKFEHDPGSRIHFIEDDGGHQSGSVGHFPTPDEWITSLKPDIIIAFFGYLESFEGQEGLDNYREELRAFIKHTLSTKYNGVAPPQMALVSPIAFENLSDKMDLPDGTQENKNLALYTQTMKEVAAEEGILFVDAFEVTKEWYETEDEDLTQDGFQLTDTGYKKFGKLLADAIFGEKQADETNRQLVHDAVIEKNWFWLNDFKIPNSVHVYGRRYNPYGPENYPFEIAKIREMTAIRDTAIWEAANGKKMDLAAADAKTKKLPPVKTNYKESEKNGTPEYLYGEEALAQIKTAPGYKVELFASEEQFPDLANPVQMSFDNKGRLWVAVMPSYPHYKAGDSKPNDKLLIFEDTDGDYKADKQTVFADGLHLTIGFEFAPEGVYMSQGNNLILLKDTDGDDKADKKEIILSGFDDHDTHHAISAFTTDPSGAIYMGEGTFLHTNVETAYGTVRGTNGGFYRYSPQRHHLERTAQLAIPNPWGIAFDNWGQPFFEHTSGPSATWMMPGTIVPRYGVSSPIPENLIEKDHLVRPTSGLEFVSSRHFPDNVQGDMLINNTIGFRGTKQHKMVDDPKTAGYISKHRQDLIFSDDKNFRPVDLEFAPDGSLYFLDWSNVLIGHMQHNARDPLRDHVHGRIYRVTYPSRPLLQPAKVADASIEELLENLKLPEYRTRYRTKRELRARDANEVLGKLKTWVANLDKNDANYEHNLLEGLWVTWGLNQIDRDLLTQLLKAKDFRARAAAVGVLRYAGHQIDDQAELLMQAAKDDNPRVRLEALVAASRLGKDVGIPIITEAGKKGLDKWMERPYEAALAHLNGHRAGEKPKDVIETDLKGKDLELLMAGQEIYERDGYCATCHQSDGQGLSASGFPPLAGSKWVTGSEERLIKLTTNGIMGPIEVKGKKYPGQVPMTPFGKLLDEEETAAVLTYVRNTFGNKASTISPEKVREVREKIKDKEGFYSPEELLQEHPME, from the coding sequence ATGAAATTCATTAGAAGAACAGCTCTAAAGATGACCGCCACGGTTTTCGTGATGGCCACATTTCTTTTCGCCTGTAGCGAAAAAAAGAGCAACACCTTAACGCTTGATAAAAACTCTCGTATTGTTTTAGTAGGAAGCAATCTTGGTTCGAGAATGATGGAATTCGGACATTTTGAAACCGAAATGAACCTAAGGCACCCCAACGATTCACTCTTCATTAGAAACATGTGTGATGGAGGGAACACCCCTGCTTTCAGGCCACATGCCGCAAGAAAATCGCCATGGGCTTTTCCCGGCGCCGACAAATTCGAGCACGATCCGGGCAGCAGAATACACTTTATCGAAGATGATGGAGGCCACCAATCGGGCAGCGTTGGCCACTTCCCCACCCCTGATGAATGGATTACCAGCCTAAAACCCGATATTATAATCGCCTTTTTCGGCTACCTAGAGTCTTTTGAAGGCCAAGAAGGTCTTGACAACTACCGCGAAGAACTCCGTGCCTTTATCAAACATACCCTAAGCACAAAGTACAACGGTGTCGCCCCACCTCAAATGGCCTTAGTTTCTCCCATTGCTTTTGAAAACCTATCGGATAAGATGGATTTGCCCGACGGCACCCAAGAAAACAAAAATTTGGCCCTGTACACCCAAACCATGAAAGAGGTGGCCGCAGAAGAGGGCATTCTTTTCGTCGATGCCTTTGAGGTGACAAAAGAATGGTACGAAACCGAAGATGAAGACCTTACCCAAGACGGATTTCAATTAACCGACACGGGTTACAAAAAATTCGGAAAACTTTTGGCCGATGCCATTTTCGGGGAGAAACAGGCCGATGAAACCAATCGCCAACTCGTACATGATGCCGTTATAGAAAAGAACTGGTTCTGGCTCAACGACTTTAAGATCCCCAATAGTGTTCATGTATATGGAAGAAGATACAATCCTTATGGTCCGGAGAACTATCCGTTCGAAATTGCAAAGATTCGCGAAATGACCGCCATCAGGGATACGGCCATTTGGGAAGCCGCAAACGGCAAAAAAATGGATTTGGCGGCCGCTGATGCCAAAACAAAAAAGCTCCCTCCCGTAAAGACCAACTATAAGGAAAGTGAGAAAAACGGCACCCCGGAATACCTTTATGGCGAAGAGGCCTTGGCACAAATCAAAACTGCCCCCGGTTACAAAGTAGAACTGTTTGCTTCCGAAGAGCAATTTCCCGATTTAGCGAACCCCGTTCAAATGTCATTTGATAACAAAGGACGTTTATGGGTAGCGGTCATGCCAAGTTACCCCCACTACAAAGCAGGGGACAGCAAACCGAATGACAAACTTTTGATTTTTGAAGATACCGATGGTGATTACAAGGCCGACAAGCAAACCGTTTTTGCCGACGGCCTACACCTTACTATCGGATTTGAATTTGCCCCAGAAGGCGTATACATGTCGCAAGGAAACAACTTGATTCTATTGAAAGATACGGATGGGGACGACAAGGCCGACAAAAAGGAGATTATATTAAGCGGATTCGATGATCACGATACCCACCATGCCATTAGCGCCTTTACAACAGACCCTTCAGGGGCTATCTATATGGGTGAAGGCACGTTTCTTCACACCAATGTAGAAACGGCCTATGGTACGGTACGCGGAACCAACGGTGGTTTTTACCGATACAGTCCACAACGTCACCATCTTGAACGCACCGCCCAATTGGCCATCCCGAATCCTTGGGGGATTGCTTTTGACAACTGGGGACAGCCCTTCTTCGAGCACACCTCCGGACCTTCCGCAACATGGATGATGCCCGGAACGATTGTTCCTCGATACGGAGTGAGTTCTCCAATCCCGGAAAACCTTATCGAAAAAGACCACTTGGTACGTCCTACCTCTGGATTGGAATTTGTTTCCAGCCGTCATTTCCCCGATAACGTTCAGGGCGATATGTTGATCAACAACACGATTGGATTTAGGGGAACCAAACAACATAAAATGGTAGATGACCCAAAAACTGCAGGTTATATCAGTAAGCACCGACAAGACCTTATTTTCTCCGATGATAAAAACTTTAGACCGGTAGATCTCGAATTTGCCCCCGATGGTTCGCTGTACTTTTTAGACTGGAGCAATGTCTTGATAGGACATATGCAACACAATGCGCGTGACCCGTTAAGAGATCATGTTCATGGAAGAATTTATAGGGTCACCTATCCTTCCAGGCCCTTGCTTCAGCCAGCTAAAGTTGCCGACGCCAGTATTGAAGAATTATTGGAGAACTTAAAACTTCCTGAATACAGAACCCGTTACCGTACAAAAAGAGAATTACGTGCACGTGACGCAAATGAAGTTTTGGGCAAATTAAAGACATGGGTCGCCAATCTAGATAAGAACGATGCCAATTATGAGCATAACCTTTTGGAAGGTTTGTGGGTTACTTGGGGACTGAACCAAATAGACAGGGACCTATTGACCCAACTCTTGAAAGCAAAAGACTTTAGGGCGCGCGCCGCGGCGGTTGGAGTACTTAGATATGCCGGGCACCAAATCGACGATCAGGCCGAACTATTGATGCAAGCCGCAAAAGACGATAACCCAAGGGTTCGACTGGAAGCCTTAGTGGCAGCATCAAGACTGGGCAAAGATGTAGGCATACCCATTATCACCGAAGCGGGCAAAAAGGGACTCGACAAATGGATGGAACGACCCTACGAGGCAGCACTTGCCCATTTGAACGGACATAGGGCCGGCGAAAAGCCCAAAGACGTAATCGAAACCGACCTCAAAGGAAAAGACCTAGAACTTTTAATGGCGGGACAAGAAATTTACGAGCGGGATGGTTACTGTGCCACTTGTCACCAATCCGATGGCCAAGGCCTTTCCGCTTCCGGATTCCCTCCATTGGCCGGTTCAAAATGGGTTACCGGTAGCGAAGAGCGATTGATAAAACTAACCACCAACGGAATCATGGGCCCCATAGAAGTCAAGGGCAAAAAATATCCCGGCCAAGTACCTATGACCCCTTTCGGGAAATTGTTGGACGAAGAAGAAACTGCCGCCGTACTCACCTATGTTAGAAATACCTTCGGCAACAAAGCCTCGACCATCTCCCCTGAAAAAGTTAGGGAAGTCCGTGAAAAAATCAAAGATAAAGAAGGCTTCTACTCGCCCGAAGAACTATTACAAGAACACCCGATGGAGTAA
- a CDS encoding RagB/SusD family nutrient uptake outer membrane protein, whose translation MKTYKNFIRTIVVLTAVSLTFSCSDFLDEEDESNFTTDTYFTKAEHAESAINGIYEPLVPITNSGFGGGTWLMLEFATGLANTSLGQATNIYLVKDLINNSDNGYGSSFWNEYYTGISRANLAIEKIPEINMDETEKQNYLAEAKFFRAYYYFGLVRMFGNIPIITESVDLTSEQLYPEQASAEAVYDLIISDLTDAENSSLPWRDESGRVSMGAIKTLLADVYLTMGGFPLQKTENFQLAANKAKEVIDSKQYTIFDSYDDLHNPATKNTGEYIFMTQFAANIQSGNWQPAILPYNLGISAYSAQTGGIFSTNEFANSYEADDKRAKEKEFYFTSYSLEADRTDSVNLGAPYIFKHFDIQANEESAQSDLNWCIYRYADVLLMYAEAANEAEGAPSTDAYDAINEIRQRAEVPDLSGLSQADFREAVRIERIHELSFENKTWYDMARWRQAYNPETNELEDFVGHHFTYLPNKALTERELLFPIPTSEMQNNPNLVQNQGY comes from the coding sequence ATGAAAACCTATAAAAACTTTATAAGAACTATAGTGGTCTTGACCGCTGTATCGCTTACATTTTCATGTAGTGACTTTTTAGATGAAGAAGACGAATCTAACTTTACTACCGATACTTATTTCACTAAAGCAGAACATGCGGAAAGTGCGATAAATGGCATCTATGAACCTTTGGTCCCCATTACAAATAGTGGTTTCGGAGGTGGAACCTGGCTGATGCTTGAATTTGCCACTGGACTTGCAAATACTTCCTTGGGTCAGGCGACCAACATTTATCTGGTCAAAGATTTGATCAATAATTCGGACAATGGATATGGCAGCAGTTTTTGGAACGAATATTACACGGGCATATCAAGGGCGAATTTGGCTATTGAAAAGATTCCAGAGATCAACATGGACGAGACCGAAAAGCAGAATTACTTGGCAGAAGCCAAATTCTTTAGGGCGTATTACTACTTTGGTTTGGTGCGCATGTTCGGAAACATCCCGATCATAACCGAATCCGTTGATTTGACCTCAGAGCAACTCTACCCTGAGCAGGCTTCCGCAGAAGCAGTTTACGATTTGATCATCAGCGACCTGACCGATGCCGAAAATTCTAGCCTACCATGGAGAGACGAATCAGGCCGGGTCTCAATGGGAGCGATCAAGACTTTATTGGCCGATGTTTATTTGACCATGGGAGGTTTTCCCCTTCAAAAAACGGAAAACTTCCAGCTTGCGGCCAATAAAGCAAAAGAGGTAATCGATTCAAAGCAATACACCATATTCGATTCGTATGACGACCTACATAATCCCGCAACCAAGAATACGGGAGAATATATCTTTATGACCCAATTTGCGGCCAATATCCAATCGGGTAACTGGCAACCCGCAATTTTACCCTATAACTTGGGAATTTCGGCTTATTCAGCACAGACCGGTGGCATTTTCTCTACCAATGAGTTTGCCAATTCATATGAAGCCGACGATAAAAGGGCAAAAGAGAAGGAATTCTATTTTACCAGCTATTCATTGGAAGCCGACAGAACGGACAGTGTTAATCTAGGTGCGCCATATATTTTCAAGCATTTTGACATACAGGCCAATGAAGAAAGCGCCCAATCTGACCTGAACTGGTGTATTTACCGCTATGCCGATGTATTGCTCATGTATGCCGAAGCGGCTAACGAAGCGGAAGGCGCACCATCAACCGATGCCTATGATGCGATCAATGAGATAAGACAGCGTGCGGAGGTTCCTGATCTTTCCGGTCTTTCACAAGCCGACTTTAGAGAAGCTGTACGTATCGAAAGGATTCATGAACTGAGCTTTGAAAATAAGACTTGGTACGATATGGCACGCTGGAGACAAGCTTATAATCCGGAAACCAATGAGCTTGAGGACTTCGTGGGACATCATTTTACCTACCTCCCGAACAAAGCCTTGACAGAAAGAGAGCTCTTGTTCCCCATACCTACATCGGAAATGCAGAACAACCCTAATCTAGTACAGAACCAAGGGTATTAA